A genomic region of Sulfobacillus acidophilus DSM 10332 contains the following coding sequences:
- a CDS encoding hypothetical protein (KEGG: gtn:GTNG_1277 hypothetical protein~SPTR: Putative uncharacterized protein) produces the protein MGNPGNWIYYAISWVGSINRFGALYLWLFLFLTSGVLVWRIRVEGGIRSEMRQLTAYLKEHGTSLPTVDQWFHDHPNAKLRPLWQQYVDAVQHHQDGDPVHPDIGRFFSEDAILLGIANRRITEAVPSLLTMAGILGTFLGLVAGLHGLNPNAPNGLGAGIGQLVGGLSLKFTSSVYGIFLALVWMVADRFWYRSLYEAVVALQEALIAGFSAPPEELSLQQIKNILEDQRQTLYTLTTDTLIPQLIEGFSQALQTQLFPPLDELIRQQHQTTASLDNFGQQMTLMAERTATAQVDGLERIAHEFINQMSAQTVEVAERLHESLQQTVTVQERIATLATDLLQHAEPLLARFQETQQLQKQLWEQGHQVHTVLLEGAQYWSTFHTEIRGTLETTEHRLEAFFSAVELRTGTLLKDLQALEETFIAESRSVVHHIQSLNNQWEEHLRLLTDRQAALGEWQKTYEEQISRALGDFPRLVQDLRESSLQVSRETERALTQWQDRVAGDLENLTALWTRQSREFTELAQTLQTQFQTELQQTVAQFQDVGQALGKAAHQLRKEAGEALEQLQTNLTAGLQYTFSQFDKELGQAVTHLSGGVHVLEQAIKSLSQPVNHLKTQGEALTHEVTGINRHLKVLNTALDKRNEVAE, from the coding sequence GTGGGTAATCCCGGAAACTGGATTTATTATGCGATTTCCTGGGTCGGTAGCATCAATCGGTTCGGGGCCTTATATCTTTGGCTTTTTTTATTCCTGACCAGCGGCGTCCTGGTCTGGCGGATTCGCGTGGAAGGCGGCATTCGGTCCGAAATGCGCCAATTGACCGCTTATCTGAAAGAACACGGTACCTCCCTGCCGACCGTTGATCAATGGTTTCACGATCACCCGAACGCCAAACTCCGTCCGCTCTGGCAACAATATGTGGACGCCGTTCAGCACCACCAAGACGGGGATCCTGTCCATCCCGACATTGGACGGTTTTTCTCCGAAGACGCCATTTTATTAGGCATCGCCAATCGCCGGATTACCGAGGCGGTTCCCAGCCTATTGACCATGGCCGGAATTTTAGGGACTTTTCTCGGTTTGGTGGCAGGATTACACGGACTGAACCCCAATGCCCCGAATGGATTGGGGGCGGGGATTGGCCAGTTGGTGGGCGGACTGAGCTTGAAATTTACCTCCTCCGTTTACGGGATCTTTTTGGCCTTAGTCTGGATGGTGGCCGACCGGTTTTGGTACCGATCGTTGTATGAGGCGGTCGTTGCCTTGCAAGAGGCGCTAATCGCGGGATTTTCCGCTCCGCCGGAGGAATTGTCCCTTCAACAGATCAAAAATATCTTGGAGGATCAACGGCAGACCCTTTATACGTTGACGACAGATACTTTAATTCCCCAATTAATCGAAGGATTTTCTCAGGCATTGCAAACCCAGCTATTTCCTCCGCTCGACGAACTAATTCGGCAGCAACATCAAACGACCGCATCATTGGATAATTTCGGCCAACAGATGACCCTCATGGCAGAAAGGACCGCGACCGCCCAAGTTGACGGACTTGAACGGATTGCCCATGAATTTATCAACCAAATGAGTGCTCAGACGGTCGAAGTGGCCGAACGACTGCATGAATCCCTGCAACAAACGGTCACCGTACAAGAACGTATCGCAACGTTGGCGACTGATCTCTTACAGCATGCGGAACCATTATTGGCTCGGTTCCAGGAAACCCAACAGCTGCAGAAACAACTATGGGAACAAGGACACCAGGTCCATACCGTTCTCCTCGAAGGGGCCCAATATTGGAGTACGTTCCATACCGAAATACGGGGAACGCTCGAAACGACCGAACATCGATTAGAGGCGTTCTTCAGTGCCGTGGAATTACGCACAGGAACTCTCCTTAAGGATCTTCAGGCGTTGGAAGAAACCTTTATTGCCGAGTCTCGCTCGGTGGTACACCACATACAGTCCCTCAACAATCAATGGGAAGAACATCTCCGACTGCTGACCGACCGCCAAGCGGCCCTGGGTGAGTGGCAAAAAACCTATGAAGAACAAATTAGCCGGGCATTAGGCGACTTCCCCCGGTTAGTGCAAGACCTTCGGGAATCGTCGCTCCAAGTCAGTCGAGAAACCGAACGGGCTTTGACCCAATGGCAAGACCGGGTCGCCGGTGATTTGGAAAACCTTACGGCCCTTTGGACCCGGCAATCCCGCGAATTCACCGAACTGGCCCAAACGTTGCAAACCCAATTCCAAACCGAGTTGCAGCAAACGGTCGCCCAATTTCAGGATGTCGGGCAAGCCTTGGGCAAGGCCGCCCATCAATTACGGAAAGAAGCGGGAGAAGCACTGGAACAACTGCAAACCAATTTAACTGCGGGACTGCAATATACCTTCTCGCAATTTGACAAAGAGCTTGGACAGGCCGTCACCCACCTGTCCGGCGGTGTCCATGTATTGGAACAAGCGATTAAATCGCTAAGCCAACCGGTGAATCACCTGAAAACGCAGGGCGAAGCCCTGACACACGAGGTAACCGGGATCAATCGACACCTGAAAGTCTTGAATACCGCATTGGATAAGCGAAACGAGGTGGCCGAATGA
- a CDS encoding hypothetical protein (KEGG: dol:Dole_2720 hypothetical protein~SPTR: Putative uncharacterized protein) has protein sequence MTGDAERLAEYMERTLPLRDLRLGNEYRYAHLGLALVDAVFSVGIKYTTTSRVVARYARYQRLTLFRPNETEWPSVKDQEPLDALVALGERLGPQRLADEVFQNRNRTSSSGGILKAEAVIQAARVFTDHGVRYFQDLPKAAANSAVEAAFRAIPGQASGVSWAYFWMLAGDDNLIKPDRHVLTYLETALGGPIGLERALAVIRGAAALLQPDYPAVTPRRLDYAIWNYQRTQGR, from the coding sequence ATGACGGGGGACGCGGAACGGTTGGCCGAATACATGGAGAGGACATTGCCGTTACGGGATCTTCGACTCGGCAACGAATATCGCTATGCCCATCTGGGGCTGGCCTTGGTGGATGCGGTGTTTTCGGTAGGGATTAAGTATACGACCACATCCCGCGTTGTCGCGCGATATGCTCGCTATCAACGGTTGACCCTATTTCGCCCGAACGAGACGGAATGGCCGTCCGTAAAAGATCAGGAACCGCTCGACGCGTTGGTGGCGTTGGGTGAGCGCTTGGGTCCGCAGCGGTTGGCCGACGAGGTGTTTCAAAATCGCAATCGTACGTCGTCTTCGGGCGGCATCTTGAAAGCGGAGGCGGTCATTCAAGCCGCTCGGGTCTTTACGGATCATGGTGTGCGCTACTTTCAAGATTTGCCGAAGGCCGCCGCCAATTCGGCGGTGGAAGCGGCGTTCCGGGCGATTCCCGGTCAAGCCTCCGGGGTTAGCTGGGCCTATTTTTGGATGTTGGCCGGTGACGATAACCTGATTAAACCCGATCGCCATGTCCTAACGTATTTGGAAACCGCGCTCGGGGGCCCAATAGGCTTGGAGCGGGCCTTGGCTGTTATTCGCGGGGCGGCAGCGTTGCTTCAGCCCGACTATCCCGCTGTGACGCCCCGTCGGCTCGATTATGCCATCTGGAATTATCAGCGCACACAAGGTCGGTGA
- a CDS encoding T/G mismatch-specific endonuclease (PFAM: DNA mismatch endonuclease Vsr; Protein of unknown function (DUF559)~TIGRFAM: DNA mismatch endonuclease Vsr~COGs: COG3727 DNA G:T-mismatch repair endonuclease~InterPro IPR004603~KEGG: mno:Mnod_3921 DNA mismatch endonuclease Vsr~PFAM: DNA mismatch endonuclease vsr~SPTR: XorII-short-patch-repair endonuclease;~TIGRFAM: DNA mismatch endonuclease vsr), whose product MDRMTAESRSRVMARVKNKNTAPEILLRKTLYAAGVRGWRCHKRDLPGTPDIVFTRWKLAIFVDGAFWHGHPSHYRPGQSGTFWDRKIEKNRRRDDEVNRLLSRLGYTVIRVWDFEIEKDPAAVARRISERLRELKGTVSE is encoded by the coding sequence ATGGATAGGATGACCGCCGAATCACGCAGTCGGGTTATGGCCCGGGTCAAGAACAAAAATACCGCTCCGGAAATACTATTGCGAAAAACCCTCTATGCCGCCGGAGTGCGTGGTTGGCGTTGCCATAAAAGGGATTTGCCGGGAACGCCCGACATCGTGTTTACACGATGGAAGCTCGCGATTTTTGTCGACGGGGCATTTTGGCATGGCCATCCCAGTCATTATCGTCCTGGTCAAAGCGGGACTTTTTGGGACCGAAAGATTGAAAAGAACCGGCGCCGTGACGACGAGGTGAATCGTCTTCTTTCCCGTTTGGGCTATACGGTGATTCGCGTGTGGGATTTTGAAATCGAAAAAGATCCTGCAGCGGTGGCCCGGAGAATCTCGGAGCGGTTACGGGAATTAAAGGGGACGGTATCCGAATGA
- a CDS encoding DNA-cytosine methyltransferase (PFAM: C-5 cytosine-specific DNA methylase~TIGRFAM: DNA-methyltransferase (dcm)~COGs: COG0270 Site-specific DNA methylase~InterPro IPR001525~KEGG: dev:DhcVS_257 DNA-cytosine methyltransferase~PFAM: DNA methylase, C-5 cytosine-specific~SPTR: DNA-cytosine methyltransferase;~TIGRFAM: DNA methylase, C-5 cytosine-specific): MNGLGNRKKRYRSEDLVAVDLFAGGGGLTLGLKLAGFRVLGAVEIDDLAAETYRMNHPEVDIEQQDIRLLDAEEFRRTLGLRKGRLDLLAGCPPCQGFSALTTKNGAKTIDDPRNSLVREFVRFTDEFKPKVIMLENVPGLANDPGFHDVLRELESLGYTVEFRILNSAKFGVPQRRRRLILLAGLYGPVPFAEAAETPEITVRETIGMLPEPGDSGDPLHDLPEKRSERVRRIIQTIPLDGGSRAELPEDLTLDCHRRGNGFKDVYGRMAWDAVAPTITGGCVNPSKGRFLHPSQHRTITLREAALLQGFPRDYRFSLRKGKYAAAVVIGNALPPEFIRRHAVKVKHYIRRRYLRKTTESGKTPQNLHMT, from the coding sequence ATGAACGGACTCGGGAACCGAAAAAAGCGGTATCGCTCCGAGGATTTGGTGGCCGTTGACCTTTTTGCGGGAGGCGGAGGCCTGACGCTCGGTTTGAAATTGGCCGGGTTTCGTGTTTTGGGCGCGGTCGAAATTGATGATTTGGCGGCAGAAACGTACCGGATGAATCACCCCGAGGTTGACATCGAACAACAAGACATCCGCCTATTGGATGCGGAGGAATTTCGTCGGACGTTGGGTCTCCGGAAAGGCCGGCTGGATCTCTTGGCGGGATGTCCTCCGTGTCAGGGGTTTTCCGCCTTGACGACCAAAAACGGGGCCAAGACGATTGACGACCCGAGAAACTCCCTGGTACGCGAGTTCGTGCGATTTACCGACGAATTTAAGCCGAAAGTTATTATGCTGGAAAACGTGCCGGGGTTGGCGAACGACCCGGGATTTCATGACGTCCTTCGGGAATTGGAGTCGTTGGGTTATACGGTGGAATTCCGCATATTGAATTCGGCAAAATTCGGGGTTCCCCAGAGAAGACGGCGATTGATTCTTTTAGCCGGATTATATGGCCCCGTACCGTTTGCGGAGGCGGCGGAGACACCGGAAATCACGGTTCGAGAAACTATCGGCATGTTGCCGGAACCCGGCGACAGCGGGGATCCTCTTCACGATTTGCCCGAAAAGCGGAGCGAACGGGTCCGGCGCATTATCCAAACGATCCCGTTGGATGGCGGCAGTCGTGCGGAGTTGCCGGAAGACCTGACCTTGGACTGTCACCGTCGCGGAAACGGGTTTAAGGACGTTTACGGACGAATGGCCTGGGATGCGGTGGCCCCGACGATTACGGGCGGTTGCGTGAATCCGAGCAAGGGCCGGTTCCTTCACCCGTCTCAACACCGAACCATTACGCTACGGGAAGCGGCGCTTTTACAGGGGTTTCCGCGCGATTACCGGTTTAGTCTCCGAAAGGGGAAATACGCCGCCGCGGTGGTCATCGGGAACGCGCTGCCTCCTGAATTTATCCGTCGGCATGCCGTTAAGGTAAAGCATTACATTCGTCGCCGATACCTACGAAAGACAACGGAATCGGGGAAGACTCCTCAAAATCTCCATATGACGTAA
- a CDS encoding UvrD/REP helicase (PFAM: Domain of unknown function DUF83; UvrD/REP helicase~COGs: COG0210 Superfamily I DNA and RNA helicase~InterPro IPR000212~KEGG: bte:BTH_I1443 superfamily I DNA/RNA helicase~PFAM: DNA helicase, UvrD/REP type~SPTR: Putative uncharacterized protein): MTPEEIKERLLAGLTEDQKVAVQSPKRRLLIVAGAGAGKTEVMARRIVWWITMNDVPKERTVALTFTEKAAGEMKFRIREKLKTIADPGDDVSLGGMYVGTIHGYCLAKLREYWPDIYHNYDILDEAARSALIFREFRGVLRLDKLQEALNTSQNETVKRFMTGYDQLNEHNLLDVALPDTVPPYRLGDDERAWCAEARLRTDVGDDAVSRAFAESAARYYAYLRCRRFLDFSTSQTEFLRNMARDPDPPHRLSEEPLHVVVDEAQDLNPVQQDIVERLIGSIGSLTVVGDHRQSIYGFRGAKVQIIADLWATFRRADDGETIDLRENFRSTPRIIGIANEWARTISPLGSMITPDMRHGKEDRIDIDPSHVASVRFTTREEEARWIADAIRALVPSDRFGAEHDKRNGKTRGLSLSDIGILVRSATDVRTYMNALENRGIPVVVRAGPDLFSQPEVLFFLGLLAITANIAEFYGSLHNPRSLPARIQNVLGCPPRPDEVIRASADMLRKAGLPLSHEAERRVLRAAEAVRDKITSGSAGAGDFRDEGLQRYLRDSGKPRRVFPQTIYHWLLTEAEIDRWDTGFPRGETALFHLGALSGLVTGLETPGWTSATDYKWQIVGLGQFGSEEGRSPEQPLLVPPDAVTLSTIHGVKGLEFAAVFLADVTAGRFPSSLAKRKAELPMSGDILRQIDADGLSDNDNHDGERRLMYVALTRAERFLFVSRSGKRTSQFIKDLEPIIRHNGGTVTDNPTELLRRIRHAPLEYQRDVQLNTSFSDLRYYLACAHDFYLRKVLGFSPTIDQAFGYGRGLHNLMRAIHGNPRYWAELATDQKRLISELEKLVDQGLFYLRYTTGEPAENMRQKGIRLAAEYVRTFRSELERTVFEPEKAFETVLDPGDDSGGIMVSGAIDVVRHEDPPRVTLIDFKSGDPDSDKYRLDEDEMRLQLGIYALGTKKELEYEPDLGLVRYLDVDGTAERRQLEVSLDAKSLKTAEDTVLGIARAIKNRDFRRGPAKPAADGKHRCRTCDFFGFCGMKVGVGDR, translated from the coding sequence TTGACACCGGAAGAAATTAAAGAAAGGCTTTTGGCCGGACTTACCGAGGATCAGAAAGTTGCCGTGCAGTCTCCCAAACGACGTTTGTTGATCGTCGCGGGAGCGGGTGCCGGAAAAACCGAGGTTATGGCTCGGCGTATCGTCTGGTGGATTACCATGAACGACGTACCGAAGGAACGGACCGTCGCCCTGACGTTTACGGAAAAGGCCGCGGGAGAGATGAAATTCCGGATCAGGGAAAAACTGAAAACGATTGCCGATCCGGGTGACGACGTGAGTTTGGGGGGGATGTACGTCGGTACGATTCACGGTTATTGTCTGGCTAAACTGCGAGAATATTGGCCCGATATCTATCATAATTACGACATTCTGGACGAAGCGGCCCGTAGCGCGCTGATTTTTCGGGAGTTTCGCGGGGTTTTACGGCTGGATAAATTACAGGAGGCGTTAAACACCAGCCAAAACGAGACCGTCAAGCGTTTTATGACCGGATACGACCAACTGAACGAACATAACCTGCTGGATGTCGCCCTTCCCGATACCGTACCGCCTTATCGGTTAGGCGACGACGAGAGGGCGTGGTGTGCCGAAGCTCGTCTAAGGACCGACGTCGGCGACGATGCCGTATCACGGGCGTTTGCCGAGTCCGCGGCACGATATTACGCGTACTTGCGTTGTCGACGGTTTCTCGATTTCAGTACCTCCCAGACCGAATTTTTAAGAAATATGGCGAGGGACCCGGATCCCCCGCACCGATTGTCCGAAGAACCTCTTCATGTGGTGGTCGACGAGGCGCAAGACCTTAATCCGGTTCAACAAGACATCGTCGAACGGTTAATCGGCTCTATCGGATCCCTGACGGTCGTCGGGGATCATCGACAATCCATTTACGGCTTTCGGGGGGCAAAAGTCCAAATCATTGCCGATCTTTGGGCGACGTTTCGGCGGGCCGACGACGGGGAAACCATAGACTTGCGGGAGAATTTTCGTTCCACGCCGCGCATCATCGGCATTGCCAACGAATGGGCCCGAACCATCTCGCCCTTGGGTTCGATGATTACGCCCGATATGCGGCACGGGAAGGAAGACCGGATCGATATCGATCCGTCGCACGTGGCGTCCGTACGGTTTACCACACGGGAAGAGGAAGCCCGATGGATAGCCGACGCCATTCGAGCCCTGGTTCCGTCGGATCGGTTCGGGGCGGAGCACGATAAGCGGAACGGGAAGACGCGCGGGCTTAGCCTGTCCGACATCGGCATCCTGGTGCGATCGGCGACCGATGTACGCACCTATATGAACGCCCTGGAAAATCGCGGCATCCCGGTCGTCGTTCGCGCAGGGCCGGATTTGTTTTCGCAACCGGAAGTGTTGTTTTTTTTAGGGCTTTTGGCCATTACGGCAAACATCGCCGAATTTTACGGGTCTTTACATAATCCTCGGTCGTTGCCGGCACGCATCCAAAACGTGCTTGGTTGCCCTCCGCGACCTGACGAGGTCATCCGGGCTTCCGCCGACATGCTACGGAAAGCGGGCCTGCCGTTGTCGCACGAGGCCGAACGACGGGTCTTACGAGCCGCCGAGGCCGTTCGCGACAAGATCACATCGGGTTCGGCCGGGGCCGGCGACTTTCGTGACGAGGGGCTTCAAAGGTATTTGCGGGATTCGGGAAAACCGCGGCGGGTATTTCCTCAAACCATCTATCACTGGTTATTGACGGAAGCGGAGATTGACCGGTGGGACACCGGTTTTCCTCGAGGGGAGACCGCTTTGTTCCATTTGGGGGCGTTAAGCGGCCTCGTGACCGGGTTGGAGACGCCGGGCTGGACCAGTGCCACGGATTACAAGTGGCAAATTGTCGGATTGGGCCAATTCGGGTCCGAGGAAGGCCGGAGTCCCGAACAGCCGTTACTGGTGCCGCCCGACGCCGTCACGCTGAGTACCATACATGGCGTCAAGGGACTCGAATTCGCCGCGGTTTTTTTGGCCGACGTGACCGCCGGGCGGTTTCCGAGCTCGCTGGCCAAAAGGAAGGCGGAGTTACCGATGTCCGGAGACATTCTGCGACAAATCGACGCCGACGGATTATCGGATAACGACAACCACGACGGCGAGAGGCGACTCATGTACGTAGCGTTGACTCGGGCCGAACGGTTCCTGTTCGTCTCGCGTTCGGGAAAAAGGACATCGCAATTTATCAAGGATCTGGAGCCGATTATCCGTCACAACGGGGGAACGGTAACGGACAACCCGACAGAGCTTTTACGTCGGATTCGTCATGCCCCGTTGGAATATCAACGGGACGTCCAGCTGAACACGTCGTTTTCCGATCTCCGGTATTACCTCGCATGCGCCCATGACTTTTATTTACGGAAGGTACTGGGGTTTTCCCCCACTATCGATCAGGCCTTCGGATACGGTCGCGGCCTACATAACTTGATGCGGGCAATACATGGTAATCCCCGATATTGGGCGGAATTGGCGACAGACCAAAAGCGCTTGATAAGCGAACTGGAAAAATTGGTGGATCAAGGGCTCTTTTACCTTCGGTACACGACTGGAGAACCCGCGGAAAACATGCGCCAAAAAGGGATCAGGTTGGCGGCCGAATATGTGCGCACGTTCCGGTCGGAATTGGAACGGACGGTATTTGAACCCGAAAAGGCGTTCGAAACGGTATTGGATCCGGGCGACGACTCCGGAGGCATCATGGTATCCGGGGCCATCGACGTGGTGCGGCACGAGGATCCTCCGCGTGTTACCCTCATCGACTTTAAGTCAGGGGACCCGGATTCCGACAAATATCGGCTGGACGAGGATGAAATGCGCCTGCAACTCGGCATCTATGCGCTTGGGACCAAAAAGGAGTTGGAATACGAACCGGATTTGGGATTGGTCCGGTATCTCGATGTGGACGGAACCGCGGAGCGGCGGCAACTGGAGGTGTCCTTGGATGCCAAATCCCTAAAAACGGCGGAGGATACGGTCCTTGGAATTGCGCGAGCGATCAAAAATCGGGACTTCCGACGGGGGCCGGCCAAGCCCGCGGCCGACGGTAAGCATCGGTGTCGGACATGCGACTTTTTCGGGTTTTGCGGCATGAAAGTCGGTGTCGGGGATCGGTGA